From Nicotiana tabacum cultivar K326 chromosome 15, ASM71507v2, whole genome shotgun sequence, the proteins below share one genomic window:
- the LOC107823553 gene encoding uncharacterized protein LOC107823553 translates to MERVEKVELMQKAIEQLIEEEQVQSKRRQLLDESFVAVDNTINKDDEGEKQAEHRHQLLSQLLTQLESLKEDSPLDQMSQSTNLEETPDREKEENVVKEVRKIQKQNFVTHCLLSAMIVLTLTWQLSEVSLILKMKHGLNHPLRSIGSLITSWMKDTPPSLNVQEGDLNDSTKQLKHKVEAMSLPKLKVPELPHVELPSLDFIAEED, encoded by the exons ATGGAAAGGGTGGAGAAAGTGGAGCTCATGCAGAAAGCCATAGAGCAGTTAATAGAAGAAGAACAAGTCCAATCCAAAAGACGTCAGCTTCTTGATGAGAGCTTTGTCGCCGTTGATAATACCATCAACAAAGATGATGAGGGTGAAAAGCAAGCCGAGCACCGCCACCAACTCCTCTCCCAACTTTTAACTCAG CTAGAATCGCTGAAAGAAGATAGCCCACTTGATCAGATGAGTCAATCAACCAACTTAGAAGAAACTCCAGacagagaaaaagaagaaaatgttgTAAAAGAAGTAAGGAAGATTCAGAAGCAGAATTTTGTGACTCATTGCCTTTTATCAGCTATGATAGTCCTGACCTTAACATGGCAACTATCGGAGGTCTCTCTCATATTGAAAATGAAACATGGATTAAATCATCCACTTAGATCCATTGGTAGTTTGATTACAAGCTGGATGAAGGACACTCCACCTTCATTAAATGTTCAAGAAGGCGATTTAAACGACTCTACCAAGCAGCTAAAGCATAAGGTGGAGGCTATGTCTCTCCCAAAGCTAAAAGTTCCAGAGCTTCCTCATGTGGAGTTGCCATCTTTGGACTTTATCGCTGAAGAAgactag